The window AGGAGCCTTGGCTGAAACATTTTTAGAAGAGTTCTATAATCGTGATGCCTACGGTATTATCACAACCCATTATGCCAACCTTAAAATGCTAGCTGATGAGCTGCCACATACAACGAATGCCAACATGATGTTCGACAACAGGACATTAGAGCCTATTTTTAAACTGGTTGTAGGACAACCGGGAAGTTCCTTTACTTTTGAAGTGGCACAGAAAAACGGCATACCTTATAGCCTTATCAACAGGGCAAAAAAGAAAATTGAAGGCGGAAAAGTACGCTTCGACAGAACCATTGCGAAACTTCAGAAAGAACATCGTCAAATGTCCAAAACCTCTTCGCAGTTAAAAGAAGAAGAAGTTAAAGCCCGGGAGGAAGCCAAAAGGCTCGATGAGCTTAATGCCAGAATTAAGACTAAACTTGAAAGTTATCAGGAATTATACGACCATAATCAACGTATGATCTATTTGGGCAATAAAGTAAACGACATTGCCGAAAAGTATTTCTACAACAATAAAAAACGTCCGCTGGTATCTGAATTCCTCCGGATTGTTGAAACTGAAAACTCAAAACGCAAACGGCAGACAAAAAAGGAAAAGCAGGAAGTTAAAGTAAAAAAGGAGATCGCAGAAAAAGAAGTACAAAAAGAGGTAGCTGTTATCCGCAAGAAGAAAAAAGCAGCAAAAGAGAAGAAAGTACAGAAAGAAGCTAACAAACCTCGACCGGTACTAAGAATTGGCGACCGTGTTCGTTTGTTGGACGGAAAAGCGGTGGGGAGTATTGATACCATAGAGAAAGACAAAGCTATTGTGAATTATGGTATGTTTACAACCAGTGTCAGTTTAGATCAGTTGGAACTAGTGGAAGCAAAAAAATAAAATGGAAATCCCCAAAAACAAAAAGATCATCTTGTTCGACGGCGTGTGCAATTTGTGCAACAACGCTGTGCAGTACATAATTAAAAAAGATAAAAAAGATGTATTTCGATTCGCCTCCCTACAGAGCGATATCGGTCTTCAGCTCGCCAAGGAAAGAGGTATTGATACAGGTCAGGTAGATTCCATTGTGATGATCGATCCCGGAAATGCCTATTATGTAAAATCTACGGCAGCTCTGGAGATAGCAAAGGATTTAGGTGGATTTTATGCCTTTTTAGCTCCTGTACTATTATATATTCCAACCAGATTAAGAGATATAGGTTACGACTTTATAGCCAGGAACCGTTACAAATGGTATGGTAAAAAGGATCAATGTATGATCCCGACTGCGGAACTGAAAGAAAAATTTTTGGAATAAACTACCTCGGGGCATGCCCACGAGAGGGCCAAGCGTAAAGAAAAGGTCTACCAGACCTTTTTGCGATGGAGCCGGCCGGCGCATGGCAAAACATTTCAATGCAAGTCCTATGAAATTCCGTCAAGACTATTTCATAAGGACAAGCCCTATGAAATTCCTTTAGGAACATTCCGCATGGGCAAGCGTCGGAGCATTTATCCTGAATAAACTCTTGTAGATCAGCTGCTTGTCCCGGTAAAATGTTTTTTCTATTTCGCGAGCTTGTTCCGGGATCGTTTACTATTCTTTTTTATACGAATCATTCCATTCCCGTACATGTGGTTCCCCCAGCTTGTCAACAGATTTAGCAACGATCATCGATACCGCAGCATCCCCGGTAACATTCACCGTAGTTCTACACATATCAAGGGGCCTGTCTACAGCAAAAATCAGCGCCAAACCTGCCTCAGGTATGCCCGCTTGTGCTAAAACGATAACCAGCATTACCATTCCGGCACCGGGAACCGCTGCACTCCCTATGGATGCTAATGTAGCAGTGGCTATAATTCCGATTTGAGTGGCAAAGTCCAGGTTCATCCCGAATGCCTGGGCTATAAATACCGCTGCAACGGCCTGATATAAACTCGTTCCGTCCATATTGATAGTAGCTCCAATAGGCAACACAAAACTTGTAACTTCTTCTTCAACACCAAGGTGCTCCTCTACCCTTTCCATGGTAACCGGTAAGGTGGCTGCACTCGAACTGGTAGAAAAAGCCAAAAGCTGAGCAGGAGAAATTCCATTAATGAAAAACCTTGGGGTCTTCTTGGTAAAAAACCAAACAATCAAGATATAAACTCCTATCATTAATACTAATCCTAACAATACGGTTACACCGTACATTCCCAACGCCTT of the Zhouia spongiae genome contains:
- a CDS encoding thiol-disulfide oxidoreductase DCC family protein, with the protein product MEIPKNKKIILFDGVCNLCNNAVQYIIKKDKKDVFRFASLQSDIGLQLAKERGIDTGQVDSIVMIDPGNAYYVKSTAALEIAKDLGGFYAFLAPVLLYIPTRLRDIGYDFIARNRYKWYGKKDQCMIPTAELKEKFLE